Proteins found in one Verrucomicrobiales bacterium genomic segment:
- a CDS encoding NADH-quinone oxidoreductase subunit A, protein MSDSYHPYFFLTVFLVVAVLFPLAPLLLARLWANQFSPAKPGLQKNATYECGLESKQDATVQFRSEYYLYAILFLVFDVEVVFLVPFAVTFTELSVGAALAMLLFIFLLVEGLVWAWMKGVLRWR, encoded by the coding sequence ATGAGCGACAGCTACCATCCCTATTTCTTTCTGACGGTCTTTCTCGTGGTGGCGGTTTTGTTCCCCCTTGCGCCTCTCCTGCTCGCCCGCTTATGGGCGAACCAATTCTCTCCTGCCAAACCCGGACTCCAGAAGAACGCCACTTATGAGTGCGGTCTCGAATCCAAGCAGGACGCGACGGTGCAGTTTCGATCCGAGTATTACCTGTACGCGATCTTGTTTCTGGTTTTCGATGTGGAGGTGGTTTTTCTGGTTCCATTCGCGGTGACCTTCACCGAATTGAGTGTGGGTGCCGCGCTGGCGATGCTCTTGTTCATCTTTCTCCTGGTGGAGGGGTTGGTCTGGGCGTGGATGAAGGGAGTCTTGCGATGGCGATGA
- a CDS encoding NADH-quinone oxidoreductase subunit B yields MAMIDAALQNELQKQGIFVTKLEELYNWGRRSSVWPLQFGLACCAIEMMAASMARHDLARFGAEVFRPSPRQADLMIVAGTVTKKMAPQVVRLFNQMPEPKYVIAMGACAISGGPFKQGYNVLKGIDRFLPVDVHIPGCPPRPEALLHAFMTLQRKIDAQSLTGPNRPRHLQAELPSEFPVPEFGEHDLVPPRNDSLWRPPVARG; encoded by the coding sequence ATGGCGATGATCGACGCGGCCCTCCAGAACGAGCTGCAGAAGCAGGGAATCTTCGTGACCAAGCTCGAGGAGCTTTACAACTGGGGCCGGCGCAGTTCGGTCTGGCCGCTTCAGTTCGGTCTGGCCTGCTGCGCGATCGAGATGATGGCTGCCAGCATGGCTCGTCACGACCTGGCCCGGTTTGGTGCCGAGGTGTTTCGTCCTTCGCCGCGTCAGGCGGATCTGATGATCGTGGCCGGCACGGTCACCAAGAAAATGGCGCCGCAGGTGGTTCGTCTGTTCAATCAGATGCCGGAACCTAAGTATGTGATCGCGATGGGGGCTTGCGCGATCTCAGGCGGGCCCTTCAAGCAGGGCTACAACGTTTTGAAAGGGATCGATCGTTTTCTTCCTGTCGATGTGCATATCCCGGGCTGTCCGCCTCGTCCTGAAGCGCTGCTTCATGCGTTTATGACCTTGCAGCGGAAGATTGATGCGCAGTCGCTCACCGGTCCGAATCGGCCGCGACATCTCCAAGCGGAGCTACCGAGCGAGTTCCCCGTGCCCGAGTTCGGCGAGCACGATCTCGTTCCGCCGCGAAACGACTCCCTCTGGCGTCCGCCCGTGGCACGTGGTTGA